The proteins below come from a single Micromonospora citrea genomic window:
- a CDS encoding sugar ABC transporter permease, giving the protein MSAASTSVPDPHARPAPPFPAPPGPASSRGVGIGRGAQVVTGLVLLVPAVVALLWSYVLPSVSTLVESFRRGQAFRDRTESAGGDNYAQVIERGFFGDLAYALLLALVPLLLALLVAPLLALAAERAGRVPRLVTRALLALPLAAYAPLAVGVAWALDRVEADRDAWTQSPTLTAVRTVALLTAGLVVAVGATAFLAALRRRPGGGRSAPAALAVGGVLALTVVAVTVQSWSLQWPVVGGRNEQVAPMVRIMQDSLRRLEFGVGAAGSVLLLAFLAVLGVLAVALLVTTRTRIAFTGRRERPAGGAPAPRSPVALGALVVGLLVLLGVLAYVLGPWLRMLVADAPPLPSGVSTGRVQANTWLPPLISAVVGVGLAALAGFAIGGLRPLGRASELLLLPFAPWLFVGDGPLAIAHFLRAEEADQLDTFAGLIPPGWLSVPALVVFALFFRGQRERWEAGNGFASTMLLPALPMVAAAGLLSWLVGAQSWLWPQLVVRDVQHAPAANLVLLRLAESFGAPEAMRGFVAQVLPLPMLLLFLAAFVALQLFYLDRLVIVAGRRQAAPADAPTPDLPAQAVPEVVKD; this is encoded by the coding sequence GTGTCTGCCGCCTCGACGTCCGTGCCCGATCCCCACGCCCGTCCCGCGCCGCCGTTTCCGGCCCCGCCCGGCCCGGCGTCGTCCCGGGGCGTCGGGATCGGCCGTGGCGCGCAGGTCGTCACCGGCCTGGTGCTGCTCGTGCCGGCGGTCGTCGCCCTGCTCTGGTCGTACGTGCTGCCGTCGGTCAGCACCCTGGTGGAGAGCTTCCGGCGGGGCCAGGCGTTCCGCGACCGGACCGAGTCCGCCGGGGGCGACAACTACGCGCAGGTGATCGAGCGCGGGTTCTTCGGCGACCTGGCCTACGCGCTCCTCCTCGCCCTCGTGCCGCTGCTGCTGGCGCTGCTCGTCGCCCCGCTGCTCGCGCTCGCCGCGGAGCGGGCCGGCCGGGTGCCCCGCCTGGTGACCCGGGCGCTGCTGGCCCTGCCGCTGGCCGCCTACGCCCCGCTCGCCGTCGGAGTGGCCTGGGCCCTGGACCGGGTCGAGGCCGACCGGGACGCCTGGACACAGTCGCCCACGCTGACCGCCGTACGCACCGTGGCGCTGCTGACGGCCGGGCTGGTGGTCGCGGTCGGCGCCACCGCCTTCCTCGCCGCGCTGCGTCGCCGCCCCGGCGGCGGTCGCTCCGCCCCGGCGGCCCTGGCCGTCGGCGGCGTGCTCGCGCTGACCGTCGTCGCGGTGACCGTGCAGTCCTGGTCGCTCCAGTGGCCGGTCGTCGGCGGGCGGAACGAGCAGGTCGCCCCGATGGTGCGGATCATGCAGGACAGCCTGAGGCGGTTGGAGTTCGGCGTCGGCGCCGCGGGCAGCGTGCTGCTGCTGGCGTTCCTCGCCGTGCTCGGCGTCCTCGCCGTCGCCCTGCTCGTGACGACCCGCACGCGGATCGCGTTCACCGGCCGGCGGGAGCGCCCGGCGGGCGGCGCGCCCGCCCCGCGGAGTCCGGTCGCGCTCGGCGCGCTGGTGGTGGGGCTGCTGGTGCTCCTCGGCGTGCTCGCGTACGTGCTGGGGCCGTGGCTGCGGATGCTCGTCGCCGACGCGCCGCCGCTGCCCTCCGGCGTCTCCACCGGCCGGGTCCAGGCCAACACCTGGCTTCCGCCGCTGATCTCGGCGGTGGTCGGGGTGGGCCTCGCCGCGCTGGCCGGCTTCGCCATCGGCGGCCTGCGCCCGCTGGGCCGGGCCAGCGAGCTGCTCCTGCTGCCGTTCGCGCCCTGGCTCTTCGTGGGCGACGGCCCGCTGGCCATCGCCCACTTCCTCCGGGCGGAGGAGGCCGACCAGCTGGACACCTTCGCGGGGCTGATCCCGCCGGGCTGGCTCTCCGTCCCCGCGCTCGTGGTGTTCGCCCTGTTCTTCCGGGGCCAGCGGGAACGCTGGGAGGCCGGCAACGGGTTCGCCTCGACCATGCTGCTGCCCGCCCTGCCCATGGTGGCCGCCGCCGGGCTGCTGAGCTGGCTGGTCGGCGCGCAGAGCTGGCTGTGGCCGCAACTGGTGGTCCGGGACGTCCAGCACGCGCCGGCGGCGAACCTCGTCCTCCTGCGGCTGGCGGAGTCGTTCGGCGCCCCGGAGGCCATGCGGGGGTTCGTCGCCCAGGTGCTGCCGCTGCCGATGTTGCTGCTCTTCCTGGCCGCGTTCGTGGCGTTGCAGCTGTTCTACCTGGACCGGCTCGTCATCGTCGCGGGCCGGCGGCAGGCGGCGCCGGCCGACGCCCCGACGCCCGACCTCCCCGCCCAGGCCGTCCCGGAAGTCGTGAAGGACTGA
- a CDS encoding acetyl-CoA C-acetyltransferase has product MQSIRRVAVIGGNRIPFARSNSRYASASNADMLGAALDGLVARFGLAGQRVGEVVAGAVLKHARDFNLTREVVLGSKLDPHTPAYDIQQACGTGLEAAILVANKIALGQIEVGIAGGVDTTSDAPLAVNEDMRRTLLKLNSARTVGERLKIAAKLRPSQPFRPEIPRNAEPRTGLSMGEHAARTALRWQIDRQAQDELALRSHQRLAAAYDRGFFDDLLTPYLGLTRDANLRPDTSLEKLGSLKPVFGAKGPDAERATMTAGNSSPLTDGASTVLLASEEWARAHSLPVLAWFSWSETAAVDFVHGDEGLLMAPAYAVPRMLARAGLTLQDFDYYEIHEAFASQVLATLAAWESPEFCKDRLGLDAPLGAIDRDKLNVNGSSLAAGHPFAATGGRIVATLAKLLAESGGGRGLISICAAGGQGVTAILER; this is encoded by the coding sequence GTGCAGAGCATCCGGCGGGTCGCGGTCATCGGCGGCAACCGCATCCCCTTCGCCCGGTCCAACTCGCGGTACGCGAGCGCGTCCAACGCGGACATGCTGGGCGCGGCGCTGGACGGGCTCGTGGCGCGGTTCGGCCTGGCCGGCCAGCGGGTCGGCGAGGTGGTGGCCGGCGCGGTGCTCAAGCACGCGAGGGACTTCAACCTGACCCGCGAGGTCGTGCTCGGCTCGAAGCTCGACCCGCACACCCCCGCCTACGACATCCAGCAGGCCTGCGGCACCGGGCTGGAGGCGGCCATCCTGGTCGCCAACAAGATCGCCCTCGGGCAGATCGAGGTGGGCATCGCCGGGGGCGTGGACACCACCTCCGACGCACCGCTCGCCGTCAACGAGGACATGCGCCGCACGCTGCTCAAGCTGAACAGCGCCCGCACGGTCGGCGAGCGGCTGAAGATCGCCGCGAAGCTGCGCCCCAGCCAGCCGTTCCGGCCCGAGATCCCGCGCAACGCCGAGCCGCGTACCGGGCTGTCGATGGGGGAGCACGCCGCCCGCACCGCGCTGCGCTGGCAGATCGACCGGCAGGCCCAGGACGAGCTGGCGCTGCGCTCGCACCAACGGCTCGCCGCCGCGTACGACCGGGGGTTCTTCGACGACCTGCTGACGCCGTACCTCGGGCTCACCCGCGATGCGAACCTGCGCCCGGACACCAGCCTGGAGAAGCTCGGCTCGCTCAAGCCCGTCTTCGGCGCGAAGGGCCCGGACGCCGAGCGGGCCACCATGACCGCCGGCAACTCGTCGCCGCTGACCGACGGCGCCTCCACCGTGCTGCTGGCCAGCGAGGAGTGGGCCCGCGCGCACAGCCTGCCCGTGCTGGCGTGGTTCTCCTGGTCGGAGACCGCCGCCGTCGACTTCGTGCACGGCGACGAGGGGCTGCTGATGGCCCCCGCGTACGCGGTGCCCCGGATGCTGGCCCGGGCCGGACTGACGCTCCAGGACTTCGACTACTACGAGATCCACGAGGCGTTCGCCTCCCAGGTGCTCGCCACCCTGGCCGCCTGGGAGTCCCCCGAGTTCTGCAAGGACCGGCTCGGGCTGGACGCCCCGCTCGGCGCGATCGACCGGGACAAGCTCAACGTCAACGGCTCCTCGCTGGCCGCCGGGCACCCGTTCGCGGCGACCGGCGGCCGGATCGTGGCGACCCTGGCGAAGCTGCTCGCGGAGTCCGGCGGCGGGCGGGGGCTGATCTCGATCTGCGCCGCCGGCGGGCAGGGCGTGACCGCCATCCTGGAGCGCTGA